Below is a genomic region from Persicimonas caeni.
AAGCCTGGCGGCGCCACTCGCAAGCCCAAAGCGATCGCGCGACCGAAGGCCGATCCGTCCGAATATCCCCTGCAAGCCAAACGTCGAGGGATCGGCGGTACGGTCGTGGCAATTTTGACCATCGACACCAAGGGCAAGGTGGTGGCGGTCAACATCATCAAGAGTGCCGGCAATGGCTTTGACGAGCTCGCCGAGAAGACCTTCCGCAAGTGGAAATTCGAGCCTGCTCTCGACAACGGAGTGCCTGTACAGGACACCATTCGTGCCACGCATGTCTTCGAAGTCGACGACTACTGAACGCGTCAGCCGGCGCGCAACCACCTCGTATTCCGATCAAAACCCAGGGCGGGATTTTCTAAAGTTTTGAAAAGGGGGCGTTTTTTCGGTTGCCCCCTTTTTTCGCGGACTTACGCTCACTACACTAGGTAGTACGATCATCATGCATGGGCTGCAGTACTGAACAAAGCAGCACTGAACAAACGATCATGTTTTTCTTGCGCACTATCCGTATGTGCAGTACAAACATGTTCAGGTGACAGAATGTTCAGTAGAACAATGTTCAGTGCCCATCGGCTATTTCACGGACGAACCCATGCTGCATGAACAGATTTCAAAAGCCACGAATGGCATCTCCTCAGTTCCGGCGAACCAAATCACGGCCACACGTTCGGTCGACCAGATCTTGGCCCGCCGCCAAGCGCGACTGCGCGAGCGTAAGCAGGTCTTTCCACCTGATTTTTTGCATGGTGAGGCTCAACTCGACGAGATCTACGAGGTCTTCAGCGAGTGTTGGGTCGAGCAAGCGATCTTCGTCGAGGAGTTCCGCGACGACGATGGTGACCTAGTAGCTTGGACCGCAGCCTGGTTCGACGATCGATTCCTAAACGTCGAGCAGGCGGTGCGCGACGAGGTCGACGACCTGGAAGGACGGCTGGATGACTTGATTGGCGCGCGTCGAAGCGTGGTGCGGCTCTGTCTGGACGCGCCCAAATCGGCGCGCGATGAGAAAGGGCTGGCGGTGCGTTGCTCGCTGGGGCGCCTGCTCGAGCTCGAGCAGACTCGCCTGGCGGTGGTACGCGACAAAGAGTTTTCCGACCCGCGTGCAGTCTACTCGCAGCGTGACGACGTGCTCCAAGACTCGCGCACCAGCATCCTGTCGACCATTTGCCTCTGCGCGCGTCTGGCTCGCTGAAAGAGACGCACGAAGAGTCGGGTTTCAAAGATTGAGGTCGATGCCTTCGCCGGCGTTGACCGAACCGATCTCCCAGGCCTCGAAGCCGCACTCGTTTGCCGCTTCGATGATTCCGTCTGCGTCGTCGACGATGACGGCGAGGCCGATCCCCATATTGAAGACGCGGTACATCTCGTCGGTCGCGACGCTTCCGTGTTTCTTCAGGAAATCGAAAATTGCCGGATTTTCCCAGCTCGATGCGTCGATCGTGGCGCCGAGTCCTTCCGGGAGCGCGCGCGGCAGATTTTCGTAGAACCCACCCCCCGTGATGTGCACCAGTCCGTGGACATCGTGCGCATCGAGTAGATCCCGCACAAAACCTGCATAGATTCGCGTCGGCTCGAGCAAGACCTCGCCGAGAGTACGCTCGGAGGCGAGCTCCTCGTAGACCGCGTTCAGGTCGAGCTCATTGTCGCTGACGATCTTGCGCACCAAGCTAAACCCGTTGCTGTGCACCCCGCTCGAAGCGATGCCGATGATCGTATCGCCATCTTCGACCTGTTCGGGAGTAATCATCGCCCCACGCTCGACCGCGCCGACGCAAAAACCGGCGATGTCGTACTCGCCCTCATCATAAAACCCGGGCATCTCGGCGGTCTCGCCGCCAATCAACGCACAGCCGCTCTGTTTGCAGCCTTCGGCGACACCGCGCACCACGTCCTCGGCCTGATCGGGGCGCAGTTTGCCGGTGGCGAAGTAGTCGAGGAAGAAGAGGGGGCGAGCGCCGGTGGTGATGACGTCGTTGACGCACATCGCCACGCAGTCGATGCCGATGGTGTCGTGGCGGTCGAGTTGGAAGGCGAGCTTGAGCTTGGTCCCCACTCCGTCGGTCCCGGAGACCAATACAGGGTCGGCCCCCTCGTCGCCGACCACGCCGGCTTCGCGCAGGCCGAACAGGCCACCGAAACCGCCAATGCCGGAGAGCACACCGGGGATACGGGTTTGTTCGACGACGGCGCCGAGGCGCGAGACGGTCTCTTCGGCGGCCTCGAGATTGACGCCGGCGTCTTTGTACGAGCTGGGCTTGTCGCTGGAATCACTCATGATTTGCTCGTGGGCGGATTAGGGGAGTAGAGCAGCCTTTGGAGTCGTTTGCGCTGCACGCACACGGCGCGTACTATGCCGCTCCGCAGCGAGTTTGCAAGCGCGATTCGTTCTCTCATTTTCGGGTTTGTACTGCATGGCTTTCCATAGCAGCAAAGCGCACAAGTCGACGGCCGGTCGCGGTTGGGGCCGACGAGGGGGGGTGTGGTGGCCAAAAGACCATAATCCCCAGGTGCCCGAGAGCACCACAATCGACGTGCTCATTCCCGCGCTCAATGAAGAGAAAAGCATCGGCCACGTGCTCGACGCCATTCCCGACGGGTGGGTGCGACGGGTGGTCGTGGTCGATAACGGGAGCACTGATCAAACCGCGGTGGTAGCGCGCGAGCATGGCGCCGAGGTCGTCTTCGAGCAGCAGCGCGGCTACGGCGCGGCATGTCTGGCAGGGCTTCGCCACCTCGCGCACGACCCTCCCGATATCGTCACCTTCATGGACGCCGACTTCAGCGATCACCCTAACGAGCTCCCCCGCGTGGTCGAGCCGATCTTGAATGACGGTGTCGACCTGGTGATTGGAAGCCGCACCATCGGTCAAAACGAGCCGGGCGCGCTGTTGCCGCAGGCTGTCTTCGGCAACAAGCTCGCTTGCTTTCTCGTCGAGGTGCTCTACGGCTATCGGTTCACAGACCTCGGGCCATTTCGCGCCGTTCGCTGGTCGAGCCTCCAGCTGATCGGTATGGAGGACGAAGACTTCGGCTGGACGGTCGAAATGCAGGTCAAAGCCGCCAAAATGCACCTGTCAGCCGTTGAGGTGCCGGTCAGCTATCGCAAACGCGTCGGCGTCTCCAAGATCACCGGCACCCTGAAGGGAACGGTGCTAGCCGGTCACAAAATCCTGTACACGATCTTCAAGGAGTATTTGGACCCGTGAGTGGCCAACTACATGCGGTCACGGTGGCTGTCTTTGCCAAAGCGCCGCGGCAGGGGCGGGTCAAGACGCGCTTGGCAGCCGACCTTGGCGACGAGCGCGCCGTAGCCGCTTACGAGTGCTTCCTGGCGGATATCGCGTCGATGCTCTCGACCCTGGAGTCCGAATTGGGCTGCGCTGTGTCGACGGTTCTGGCGTATGCGGGAGAGCCCGAGCACGATGGGTTCGACGTCTTTCGAGACGCCGGCTTTGCGTTCATGGCGCAAGGTGAGGGCGATTTGGGGGCGCGGTTGACCCGGGTGACCAACGGTTGCTTCGAGCGCGGCGCCGAGCGCCTGCTCATCATCGGCACGGACAGCCCCACGCTGGGCCCGCAGCACTTCCGCCAAGCGTTGGACTGCTTGGAGCGCAGCGATGTGGCGCTGGGTCCATCATTCGACGGCGGCTACTACCTGATTGGTCTGCGTGAAGCCCACACTGCGGTCTTCGAGCAAATTGACTGGAGCACCGGGCGCGTTTTCGGCCAGACGGTGCGTCGATGCCGGGAGTCTTCGCTCTTGTGTGAGGCGCTCGAATTCTGGTACGATGTCGACACGTTCGATGACCTGAAATTGCTCCAGACACACCTGTTCGACTACCTTCGTTATCGAAAACCGACAATCGCGAACAGAACAGCCGAGTTCATCGAGAAGCTCGTCAAAGAGGGCATTTTTCGCCGCCGTCCCGACAACCACGACTAGAGGCGGGGCCTGACGGCGCCGGGTCACGCGCCAGATTTCGCACCACACGATGTGAGGAGTTCTTTTGGCCAAGCAAGCGAAAGCAAAACAATCGAGCGACAAGGGCGTCAAGCAGTGCCCGGCGGGCACCGTCCTGTTTCGCGAAGGCGAGCAGGGCAACAAGATGTACGTCATCAAGTCGGGACGCGTGCGCCTGTCCAAAAAGGTGCAAGACACCTCGATCGTCCTCGAAGACCTCGGGGCCGGCTCGTTTTGTGGTGAGCTGTCGATGGTCAACGACCAGCCGCGTCCGGTGACCGCGACGGTCATCAAGAATGCCGCGGTCATCCAAATCGACGCCAGTCAGTTCGAGAATATGCTGCGGAGCAATTCGGACATCGCCGTCCGGATGATGAAACGCATGACCGAGCGACTGACGCGCGCACAGTACCGCCTGTCGAATTTCTCGTTGCGCACCACCAAGGCGCGACTGATGCACCAGCTTCGCTACGAGGTGCTTACGCAGTCCGAGAACGGCTCGTTGCATGCGTCGGTGGCGATTCCCGACAATATCGCCGATGTACTCGGCCTGGAGGTCGGTGAGCTCAAGCGTCTGCTGACCAGCCTGGTCAAAGACGATCTGATCACCATCAATCAGCAGGGTCAGTTCCAGATCATCGACCCGCAGGCTTACGATCGCTACCTGCGCTTCCTCGAACTCCATGATCGCTTCGAGTTCGCCGACCCGTCGTGAGTAAGCCCGACAATTCGGCCGCTTCCTCCCAGTGGCAGGCGTTCATCGAACGCCTGTACCGGCAGAGCGAGTTCGCCATCAAGCTCGGACTCGAGTCGATCGACTCGGCCCTCGAGAGGGAAGGCCGACCAGAAGGCGCTTATCGCGTGATTCTGGTCGGCGGCACCAACGGCAAAGGGGAGACGTCCTCGTTTCTGTCGTCCATCTTGACCGCCCACGGATTCTCCGTCGGGCTATTTACCAGTCCGCACATTCTCGACTTTCGCGAGCGTTTTCGAGTCGATGGCCAGTTGATGAGCCGCGCCTCTGTGCTCGAGTTGGGCCAACGCGTCATTGCCGAGTACGGCGAGCCGGACGGCCCGGGGCCCCAGTTGACGTTTTTCGAACTGGCGACTCTTATGGCGGCCGTCGGTTTTGCCGATGTCGGTGTCGACGTTGCCGTCTTCGAAGTGGGTCTCGGCGGCCGACTCGACGCGACCAATGCGCTACCTGCCGAGCTCAGCGTGATCACCTCGGTTGCGCTGGACCATAAACAATACTTAGGCGACACGCTCGAGCTGGTGGCCACCGAGAAAGCCGGCATCTTTCGGCCCGAGCGTCCGGCGGTCGTCGGCCGCCAGGCACATCGCGAAGCTGAGAGGACACTCCGCGCGCTCGCGCCCGAGGGGACGTGCTTCTTCGGCGATGACTTCGGCGTCGATGACGAGGGCGCTGTCGTACTCGAACCCCAGGGGTTGCGCTT
It encodes:
- a CDS encoding bifunctional folylpolyglutamate synthase/dihydrofolate synthase — encoded protein: MSKPDNSAASSQWQAFIERLYRQSEFAIKLGLESIDSALEREGRPEGAYRVILVGGTNGKGETSSFLSSILTAHGFSVGLFTSPHILDFRERFRVDGQLMSRASVLELGQRVIAEYGEPDGPGPQLTFFELATLMAAVGFADVGVDVAVFEVGLGGRLDATNALPAELSVITSVALDHKQYLGDTLELVATEKAGIFRPERPAVVGRQAHREAERTLRALAPEGTCFFGDDFGVDDEGAVVLEPQGLRFDWTQGLPPTRQWNAACAVQAASCFLGDELDPEALSRGLNSARWPGRLDFRSLGAHDYLFDAAHNPDGAQALFDYIDSAGVEVGAVVCSAMSDKDLAGIFTHLPDDLPVFAAVLDSPRGATSEQLRASLQSKQLAAVGSTDRMLAQARNIVDRSEGRAHILVFGSIYLLGECFETLGIEANSLVTYLGS
- a CDS encoding Crp/Fnr family transcriptional regulator, which codes for MAKQAKAKQSSDKGVKQCPAGTVLFREGEQGNKMYVIKSGRVRLSKKVQDTSIVLEDLGAGSFCGELSMVNDQPRPVTATVIKNAAVIQIDASQFENMLRSNSDIAVRMMKRMTERLTRAQYRLSNFSLRTTKARLMHQLRYEVLTQSENGSLHASVAIPDNIADVLGLEVGELKRLLTSLVKDDLITINQQGQFQIIDPQAYDRYLRFLELHDRFEFADPS
- a CDS encoding glycosyltransferase family 2 protein; its protein translation is MWWPKDHNPQVPESTTIDVLIPALNEEKSIGHVLDAIPDGWVRRVVVVDNGSTDQTAVVAREHGAEVVFEQQRGYGAACLAGLRHLAHDPPDIVTFMDADFSDHPNELPRVVEPILNDGVDLVIGSRTIGQNEPGALLPQAVFGNKLACFLVEVLYGYRFTDLGPFRAVRWSSLQLIGMEDEDFGWTVEMQVKAAKMHLSAVEVPVSYRKRVGVSKITGTLKGTVLAGHKILYTIFKEYLDP
- the purM gene encoding phosphoribosylformylglycinamidine cyclo-ligase, coding for MSDSSDKPSSYKDAGVNLEAAEETVSRLGAVVEQTRIPGVLSGIGGFGGLFGLREAGVVGDEGADPVLVSGTDGVGTKLKLAFQLDRHDTIGIDCVAMCVNDVITTGARPLFFLDYFATGKLRPDQAEDVVRGVAEGCKQSGCALIGGETAEMPGFYDEGEYDIAGFCVGAVERGAMITPEQVEDGDTIIGIASSGVHSNGFSLVRKIVSDNELDLNAVYEELASERTLGEVLLEPTRIYAGFVRDLLDAHDVHGLVHITGGGFYENLPRALPEGLGATIDASSWENPAIFDFLKKHGSVATDEMYRVFNMGIGLAVIVDDADGIIEAANECGFEAWEIGSVNAGEGIDLNL
- a CDS encoding TIGR04282 family arsenosugar biosynthesis glycosyltransferase, with the translated sequence MSGQLHAVTVAVFAKAPRQGRVKTRLAADLGDERAVAAYECFLADIASMLSTLESELGCAVSTVLAYAGEPEHDGFDVFRDAGFAFMAQGEGDLGARLTRVTNGCFERGAERLLIIGTDSPTLGPQHFRQALDCLERSDVALGPSFDGGYYLIGLREAHTAVFEQIDWSTGRVFGQTVRRCRESSLLCEALEFWYDVDTFDDLKLLQTHLFDYLRYRKPTIANRTAEFIEKLVKEGIFRRRPDNHD